The Gordonia sp. KTR9 genome contains a region encoding:
- a CDS encoding M3 family metallopeptidase, producing the protein MTAAHDAANVNPVLAQSGLPYDLPDFASISDDDFLPAFTAAMASHVAEVDAIAADPAAPTFVNTIEALELSGRDLARASGIFFNLVGPDTNPKRNEISQELSTLLTDHANTIAMNPVLFERISDLHTRADELGLTEPQRRLLDKRYRESVRAGAGLAAGEQQEMREIASRLAYLTTTFSQKILDDTNDSAVLVADESELDGLSAGQIAAARRAAVEAGHENGHLITLELPTSQSVLIELTNADVRQRVFDASVNRCARGNEHDTRELVLEIVRLRARRAELLGYRDHAEFVIAEQTAPDPGAVDDMLRELNASAMRAGGRELTRLTEFAGDATIGPADLTYWLDREKRTHAAVPLDGFADYCELDTVLTRGVFHAANKLYGLRFVELTDLPLYHPDVRAWEVRDDAGVGIGLFLGDFYARPSKRGGAWMNNIVDQSSVLHTQPIIVNVLNLTKPDAGQPCLLTMDQLTTLFHEFGHALHGLLSSVEYPSQSGTSVPRDFVEFPSQVNEMWALHPEVLGNYARHHETGEPIPAELAEAARESAGTESAHGTIEYLAASSLDLAWHRLSVSEAEAVSDVEAFESQALTAAGLHTDLIPPRYRSSYFNHIFGGGYSAGYYSYIWSEVLDAETEQWFLAEGGLQRENGRRFAEATLSRGDSVDPLVAHEGLIGRRPRIDPLLRRRGLAA; encoded by the coding sequence ATGACCGCAGCGCACGACGCGGCGAACGTGAATCCGGTACTGGCACAGAGCGGTCTGCCCTACGATCTCCCCGATTTCGCGTCGATCTCCGACGACGACTTCCTTCCCGCGTTCACCGCCGCCATGGCCTCGCACGTGGCCGAGGTCGACGCGATCGCGGCCGACCCCGCGGCGCCCACCTTCGTCAACACGATCGAGGCGCTGGAGCTGTCCGGTCGCGATCTGGCCCGCGCATCGGGGATCTTCTTCAATCTGGTGGGACCCGACACGAACCCGAAGCGCAACGAGATCTCCCAGGAGCTCTCGACGCTCCTCACCGATCACGCGAACACGATCGCGATGAATCCGGTTCTCTTCGAGCGCATCTCCGATCTCCACACCCGCGCCGACGAGCTCGGACTCACCGAGCCGCAGCGTCGCCTCCTCGACAAGAGGTACCGGGAATCGGTCCGCGCCGGTGCCGGACTCGCCGCCGGCGAGCAGCAGGAGATGCGCGAGATCGCCTCTCGGCTGGCCTATCTGACCACCACGTTCTCCCAGAAGATCCTCGACGACACCAACGACTCGGCGGTTCTCGTGGCCGATGAATCCGAACTCGACGGCCTGTCGGCCGGACAGATCGCGGCCGCCCGCCGCGCGGCGGTCGAGGCGGGACACGAGAACGGACACCTCATCACGCTCGAGTTGCCGACGAGCCAGTCGGTGCTGATCGAGCTGACGAACGCCGATGTGCGACAACGGGTTTTCGACGCCTCGGTGAACCGGTGTGCTCGGGGCAACGAGCACGACACCCGTGAACTGGTCCTCGAGATCGTCCGCCTGCGGGCGCGTCGCGCCGAGTTGCTCGGATACCGCGACCACGCCGAGTTCGTGATCGCCGAACAGACCGCGCCCGACCCGGGAGCCGTCGACGACATGCTCCGGGAACTCAACGCGTCGGCCATGCGCGCCGGCGGCCGCGAACTCACCCGCCTCACCGAATTCGCGGGCGACGCGACCATCGGTCCCGCCGATCTCACGTACTGGCTCGACCGTGAGAAGCGGACGCACGCAGCGGTGCCGCTCGACGGGTTCGCCGACTACTGCGAACTCGACACGGTGCTGACCCGCGGCGTGTTCCACGCCGCGAACAAGCTGTACGGGCTGCGCTTCGTCGAGCTCACCGATCTGCCGCTCTATCACCCCGACGTCCGCGCGTGGGAGGTGCGCGACGACGCCGGCGTGGGCATCGGCCTGTTCCTCGGCGACTTCTACGCCCGTCCGTCGAAACGCGGCGGGGCATGGATGAACAACATCGTCGATCAGTCGTCGGTCCTGCACACCCAGCCGATCATCGTGAACGTGCTGAACCTGACGAAACCCGACGCCGGGCAACCGTGTCTGCTCACGATGGATCAGCTCACCACCCTGTTCCACGAGTTCGGGCATGCACTGCACGGACTGCTGTCGTCGGTCGAGTACCCGTCGCAGTCCGGGACGTCGGTGCCGCGGGACTTCGTGGAGTTCCCGTCGCAGGTGAACGAGATGTGGGCACTGCACCCCGAGGTACTGGGCAACTATGCCCGCCATCACGAGACAGGTGAGCCGATTCCGGCCGAACTGGCCGAGGCGGCAAGGGAATCTGCGGGAACCGAGTCGGCGCACGGCACCATCGAATACCTCGCCGCGTCGTCGCTGGACCTGGCCTGGCATCGGTTGTCGGTGTCGGAGGCCGAGGCGGTCTCCGATGTCGAGGCCTTCGAGTCGCAGGCGCTCACCGCCGCGGGACTCCACACCGACCTGATCCCGCCGCGCTACCGGAGTTCGTACTTCAACCACATCTTCGGCGGCGGCTACTCCGCCGGGTACTACAGCTACATCTGGTCAGAGGTGCTCGACGCCGAGACCGAACAGTGGTTCCTCGCCGAAGGCGGGTTGCAGCGCGAGAACGGCCGGCGGTTCGCCGAGGCCACCCTCTCCCGCGGCGACAGCGTGGATCCGCTTGTCGCGCACGAGGGTCTGATCGGCCGTCGACCGCGGATCGACCCGTTGCTGCGGCGCCGGGGACTCGCGGCCTGA
- the lepA gene encoding translation elongation factor 4 — translation MYPRPFSTAVLVRGVVPIPNFADTTFTDPARIRNFCIIAHIDHGKSTLADRMLQLTGVVEERQMRAQYLDRMDIERERGITIKAQNVRLPWTVKSPAGDEDYVLHLIDTPGHVDFTYEVSRALEACEGAVLLVDAAQGIEAQTLANLYLAMENDLTIIPVLNKIDLPAADPERYAAELAHIVGCEPEDVLRVSGKTGVGVTELLDEVIRTVPAPVGDPDAPARAMIFDSVYDTYRGVVTYVRVVDGKVVPREKILMMSTGTTHELLEVGIVSPEPKPTKGLGVGEVGYLITGVKDVRQSKVGDTVTTARHGAEQALTGYREPRPMVYSGLYPLDGSDYPVLREALEKLQLNDAALTFEPETSVALGFGFRCGFLGLLHMEITRERLEREFNLDLISTAPNVVYRVVMEDGSEHVVTNPSDWPEGKTRHIYEPIVKTTVIAPSEFIGAIMELCQSRRGELGGMDYLSETRVELRYTLPMAEIIFDFFDALKSRTRGYASLDYEEAGEQEADLVKVDILLQGEAVDAFSAIVHKDAAYAYGNRMAIKLKELIPRQQFEVPVQAAVGSKIIARENIRAIRKDVLAKCYGGDISRKRKLLEKQKEGKKRMKTIGRVDVPQEAFVAALSTDAVGDKPKGK, via the coding sequence CTGTATCCGCGCCCGTTCTCTACCGCAGTTCTCGTTCGAGGAGTAGTTCCCATTCCCAACTTCGCCGACACCACCTTCACCGATCCGGCACGTATCCGGAACTTCTGCATCATCGCCCACATCGACCACGGCAAGTCGACGCTGGCGGACCGGATGCTGCAGCTCACCGGCGTCGTCGAAGAACGGCAGATGCGGGCGCAGTATCTCGACCGGATGGACATCGAGCGCGAGCGCGGCATCACCATCAAGGCGCAGAACGTGCGTCTGCCCTGGACGGTGAAGTCCCCGGCCGGAGACGAGGACTACGTCTTGCACCTCATCGACACCCCCGGGCACGTCGACTTCACCTACGAGGTCTCCCGCGCGCTCGAGGCGTGTGAGGGGGCTGTGCTCCTCGTCGACGCCGCGCAGGGCATCGAGGCGCAGACGCTCGCCAACCTGTATCTGGCGATGGAGAACGACCTCACCATCATCCCGGTGCTCAACAAGATCGACCTGCCCGCGGCCGACCCCGAGCGCTACGCCGCCGAGCTCGCGCACATCGTGGGGTGCGAGCCGGAGGACGTGCTGCGCGTGTCGGGCAAAACCGGTGTCGGCGTGACCGAATTGCTCGACGAGGTCATCCGGACGGTGCCCGCCCCCGTGGGCGACCCCGACGCTCCGGCGCGCGCGATGATCTTCGACTCGGTCTACGACACCTACCGCGGCGTGGTCACCTACGTCCGGGTCGTCGACGGGAAGGTCGTGCCGCGGGAGAAGATCCTGATGATGTCGACCGGCACCACGCACGAGCTTCTCGAGGTGGGGATCGTGTCCCCGGAACCGAAACCGACCAAGGGTCTCGGTGTCGGCGAGGTCGGTTACCTGATCACGGGTGTGAAGGACGTGCGGCAGTCGAAGGTCGGTGACACCGTCACCACCGCCCGGCACGGTGCCGAGCAGGCGCTCACGGGGTACCGGGAGCCGCGGCCGATGGTCTACTCGGGTCTGTACCCGCTCGACGGCTCCGACTATCCGGTGTTGCGCGAGGCGCTCGAGAAGCTACAGCTCAACGACGCCGCCCTCACCTTCGAGCCGGAGACCTCGGTCGCACTCGGGTTCGGTTTCCGCTGCGGATTCCTCGGCCTGCTGCACATGGAGATCACCCGCGAGCGACTCGAGCGCGAGTTCAACCTCGATCTGATCTCGACCGCCCCCAACGTGGTCTACCGCGTCGTGATGGAAGACGGTTCCGAGCACGTGGTGACCAATCCGTCGGACTGGCCGGAGGGCAAGACCCGGCACATCTACGAACCCATCGTCAAGACGACCGTCATCGCGCCGAGCGAGTTCATCGGCGCGATCATGGAACTGTGTCAGTCGCGCCGCGGCGAACTCGGCGGCATGGACTACCTGTCGGAGACGCGTGTGGAGCTGCGGTACACGTTGCCGATGGCCGAGATCATCTTCGACTTCTTCGACGCCCTGAAGTCCCGCACCCGTGGCTACGCCAGCCTCGACTACGAGGAGGCGGGCGAGCAGGAAGCCGACCTGGTCAAGGTCGACATCCTGCTGCAGGGCGAGGCGGTCGACGCCTTCAGTGCGATCGTCCACAAAGACGCCGCCTACGCCTACGGCAACCGGATGGCGATCAAACTCAAGGAGCTCATCCCGCGCCAGCAGTTCGAGGTCCCGGTGCAGGCCGCCGTCGGCTCGAAGATCATCGCGCGCGAGAACATCCGCGCCATCCGCAAGGACGTGCTCGCGAAGTGTTACGGCGGTGACATCAGCCGTAAGCGCAAGCTGCTCGAGAAGCAGAAGGAGGGCAAGAAGCGGATGAAGACCATCGGTCGCGTCGACGTCCCGCAGGAGGCGTTCGTGGCCGCGCTCTCCACCGACGCGGTGGGTGACAAGCCGAAGGGGAAGTGA